In the Helicobacter typhlonius genome, one interval contains:
- a CDS encoding tetratricopeptide repeat protein, producing MRKIHSLVLIVLFGLAQGCANNAKGSRADSYPLESMVEVSQNTQEELQNMQKTLQNAYVAQNTQEELEKAYNAWQNGEFSKAIRLYENACYDGNMGACHAIGTLYFQGSGVAQNYSMSASYYNKACEGGFMMSCSSLGILHHFGLGVRQDYALALELYTNACQSGYGRACNNLGVMFEEGLGVKTDYKQAGVYYADACLARDDRACFNLADLLYEGKGMKKNIHRAMEFYGLACDFGMQEGCEAYKHIKLKGGGK from the coding sequence ATGAGGAAGATTCATAGTCTTGTATTGATTGTGTTATTTGGCTTAGCACAGGGTTGTGCGAATAATGCGAAAGGGAGCAGGGCAGATTCTTATCCTTTAGAATCTATGGTAGAAGTCTCTCAAAATACGCAAGAAGAATTGCAAAATATGCAGAAAACACTTCAAAATGCATATGTCGCACAAAATACGCAAGAGGAACTAGAGAAGGCATATAACGCGTGGCAAAATGGTGAGTTTAGCAAAGCCATAAGGCTTTATGAAAATGCTTGTTATGATGGCAATATGGGTGCGTGCCACGCTATTGGGACTTTGTATTTTCAAGGGAGCGGTGTCGCACAAAACTACTCTATGAGTGCGAGCTACTACAATAAGGCGTGTGAGGGGGGATTTATGATGTCGTGTAGCTCACTTGGAATCTTGCATCATTTTGGCTTGGGTGTGAGGCAGGATTATGCCTTAGCACTTGAGCTCTACACAAATGCGTGTCAAAGCGGCTATGGTAGGGCGTGTAACAACTTGGGTGTGATGTTTGAAGAGGGCTTGGGTGTCAAAACAGACTATAAACAGGCGGGGGTGTATTATGCAGACGCGTGTTTAGCAAGGGACGATAGAGCGTGTTTCAATCTCGCTGATTTGCTATATGAGGGCAAGGGTATGAAAAAAAATATACACAGGGCAATGGAATTTTATGGTTTGGCTTGTGATTTTGGTATGCAAGAGGGCTGCGAGGCGTATAAGCATATCAAACTTAAGGGGGGTGGCAAATGA
- a CDS encoding tetratricopeptide repeat protein, producing MRILAILCVALSMGFGAYLADENMNEYESMEMRQRLAPYLSSCYEGIPGDCYMAAHEYMKGENGVQWYSKAAIYYKMACDGGVLKACSNLGILYQNGLGVKQSYDVSVQLYRLACSRAEADGCNNLGVLSEEGIFVSKNYTDALTLYHRACMGGSVAGCMNLGEMYEKGKGVARNKEVALEFYAQACYMGYQPGCEMYNSKR from the coding sequence ATGAGAATCTTAGCAATACTTTGTGTAGCCTTAAGTATGGGTTTTGGCGCATATTTAGCCGATGAAAATATGAATGAGTATGAAAGTATGGAAATGCGTCAAAGACTTGCGCCATATCTTTCTAGTTGCTATGAGGGCATACCCGGGGATTGCTATATGGCTGCGCACGAGTATATGAAAGGTGAAAATGGTGTGCAGTGGTATTCTAAGGCGGCTATTTACTACAAAATGGCGTGTGATGGCGGTGTGCTTAAAGCGTGTAGCAATCTTGGGATTTTATATCAAAATGGACTTGGCGTGAAGCAAAGCTATGATGTGAGTGTACAACTCTACCGCTTGGCTTGTTCGCGTGCGGAGGCTGATGGCTGTAATAATCTCGGGGTGTTAAGCGAGGAGGGAATATTTGTGAGTAAAAACTACACAGATGCTCTCACTTTGTATCATCGCGCGTGTATGGGCGGAAGTGTCGCCGGGTGTATGAATCTAGGAGAGATGTATGAAAAAGGCAAGGGTGTGGCAAGGAATAAAGAAGTGGCACTTGAATTTTACGCACAGGCGTGTTATATGGGCTATCAACCCGGTTGCGAGATGTATAATAGCAAGAGATAG
- a CDS encoding Lnb N-terminal periplasmic domain-containing protein, translated as MCAYPTLAQEIQTLQDSHIPQVSTDSESKNAQNTQFTADSQEKHTQLAQDTQAQTSLIIDSLIAKTKALNIADSKEWRDLLHIDGNKSEIVSPYFFLTPQFGESKNIAQDELESTIRAFYQPISSIVVPEAIRQKRLKQIIEYEENDIKLPTRSIDAEDYHALCRFPARFAFLASKLDFADLPKVNCVDYEVTRKYIAPSKASIVFPSAHINSPASMFGHTFLLLDSSFNSRLLAFAINYQADADQNKENPIKFAFSGLFGFYTGSYSILPYYDKIKEYANVESRDMWEYELNLSSEEITRLYNHIWELSDAFSWYYFFDKNCSYNILWLLEVARPSLHLRDTFVYQVNPPETLFALKNANLITKAAYRPSKRAKLLAYEKVMNHSQVSLSKALAKGKKVPEDITQDSHLSLKQKQYILESALEFSEYRFLKGRLEKESYTQIAHNIASTRSTLGANTPPFIPTRPPNPLEGNQSLRITPMVLTNAQGAHPALDFRITFHDLTDNDKGYLKGAQIEFMRVLGYYDTSKTASSAPTLYQFNILSIASIAQMSKFFKPFSYRIETGFNRTFNDDALHYFAAFGGGASVNLWNLGYGYYLLEPTFFVNTSKQADFALSQVVGLVLSDNNRLKATLEYKFKAYDTRHFSHQLDSSISVNLVQNLALLASVRTLKNDTAQYFRPAYMFGLRMYF; from the coding sequence ATGTGTGCATACCCTACTCTAGCACAAGAAATACAAACACTACAAGATTCACACATACCCCAAGTAAGCACAGATTCAGAATCTAAAAACGCACAAAATACCCAATTTACCGCAGATTCGCAAGAGAAACACACACAATTAGCCCAAGATACACAAGCTCAAACTTCCCTAATCATTGATAGCCTTATCGCCAAAACCAAAGCTTTAAATATCGCAGATTCTAAAGAGTGGCGAGACTTGCTACATATTGATGGCAATAAAAGCGAAATTGTCTCGCCCTATTTTTTCCTCACACCACAATTTGGCGAATCTAAAAATATCGCACAAGATGAATTAGAATCTACTATCCGCGCATTCTATCAGCCAATCTCATCTATTGTCGTCCCCGAAGCAATTAGGCAAAAGCGTCTCAAACAAATCATCGAGTATGAGGAGAATGATATTAAGCTCCCCACACGCTCCATTGACGCGGAGGACTACCACGCGCTATGTCGCTTCCCCGCGCGATTTGCCTTTTTAGCCTCTAAGCTTGATTTTGCAGATTTACCCAAAGTGAATTGCGTGGATTATGAGGTTACGCGCAAATATATCGCGCCCTCAAAGGCAAGTATCGTATTCCCCTCCGCACATATCAACTCACCTGCTTCAATGTTTGGACATACATTTTTACTCCTCGATTCAAGTTTTAATTCGCGCCTACTCGCCTTTGCGATAAACTACCAAGCAGACGCCGACCAAAATAAAGAAAATCCCATTAAATTCGCTTTTAGTGGGCTCTTTGGATTTTATACTGGGAGTTACTCTATCCTACCCTACTATGATAAAATCAAAGAATACGCCAATGTAGAATCCCGTGATATGTGGGAATATGAGCTTAACCTAAGTAGTGAAGAAATCACACGGCTTTACAATCATATTTGGGAGTTAAGCGATGCATTTAGCTGGTATTATTTTTTCGACAAAAATTGCTCTTACAATATCCTATGGCTACTCGAAGTCGCACGCCCTAGCCTGCATTTGCGTGATACTTTTGTCTATCAAGTCAATCCGCCAGAAACTCTTTTTGCCCTAAAAAATGCAAATCTCATTACTAAGGCAGCCTATCGTCCAAGCAAACGCGCCAAACTCCTCGCCTATGAAAAAGTGATGAATCACTCACAAGTGAGTCTAAGCAAAGCCCTTGCAAAGGGCAAAAAAGTCCCAGAGGATATAACCCAAGATTCTCATCTTTCACTTAAGCAAAAGCAATACATTTTAGAATCCGCGCTTGAATTTAGCGAGTATAGATTCCTAAAGGGTAGGTTGGAAAAAGAATCTTACACGCAAATCGCGCATAATATTGCCTCCACGCGCTCCACACTTGGCGCAAATACACCGCCCTTTATCCCCACACGCCCTCCAAATCCGCTTGAGGGCAATCAAAGCCTAAGAATCACGCCTATGGTTCTTACAAATGCGCAGGGAGCGCACCCCGCACTTGATTTTAGGATAACTTTTCACGATTTGACTGATAATGACAAGGGTTATCTTAAGGGAGCACAAATCGAGTTTATGCGTGTCTTAGGCTATTATGATACAAGCAAAACCGCCTCTAGCGCACCAACCCTCTATCAATTTAATATCCTCTCAATCGCCTCAATCGCACAAATGAGTAAGTTTTTTAAGCCCTTTTCTTATCGAATTGAAACAGGATTCAATCGCACATTTAATGATGATGCTTTGCACTACTTTGCGGCATTTGGCGGTGGCGCATCTGTCAACCTATGGAATCTCGGCTATGGATATTACCTCCTTGAACCAACATTTTTTGTCAATACCTCTAAACAAGCCGACTTTGCACTAAGTCAAGTCGTGGGACTCGTGTTGAGCGATAATAACCGCCTCAAAGCCACGCTTGAATATAAGTTTAAGGCATATGACACGCGACATTTTAGCCACCAGCTCGATAGTAGTATAAGTGTGAATCTCGTGCAAAATCTCGCGCTTCTAGCAAGTGTAAGGACACTAAAAAATGATACCGCGCAATATTTTAGACCTGCGTATATGTTTGGATTAAGAATGTATTTTTAG